Proteins from a single region of Streptomyces vinaceus:
- the opcA gene encoding glucose-6-phosphate dehydrogenase assembly protein OpcA translates to MRTELTDTTSSKIDRALLDARRAVGSPTMGLVLTLVIATDEENAYDAVRAASEASREHPCRIIVVIKRTFRGPHKLRQTRLDAELRVGSDAGTGEIVLLRLHGALTEQAGSVVLPLLVPDAPVVVWWPADAPADPARDPLGALAQRRITDAEAVADPVAVLDRRAAAYAPGDTDLAWTRLTPWRALLAAAMDQKPLPVTGGAVESEADNPSAELLARWLEDRLGVPVERVATDGPVITRVRLATREGEITVDRPDGALATLILPGGPDRKVALKIRSTAELIAEELRRLDADEVYASALRGRPAGTAGTAR, encoded by the coding sequence ATGCGGACCGAACTCACCGACACCACGTCCAGCAAGATCGACCGGGCCCTGCTCGACGCCCGCCGCGCCGTGGGCAGCCCCACGATGGGCCTGGTGCTGACGCTCGTCATAGCCACGGACGAGGAGAACGCGTACGACGCCGTCCGCGCGGCCTCGGAGGCCTCGCGCGAACACCCCTGCCGCATCATCGTCGTGATCAAGCGCACCTTCCGCGGCCCGCACAAGCTCCGCCAGACCCGGCTCGACGCGGAGCTGCGGGTCGGCTCCGACGCCGGGACCGGGGAGATCGTGCTGCTGCGCCTGCACGGGGCGCTGACCGAGCAGGCGGGCTCGGTGGTCCTCCCGCTGCTGGTGCCGGACGCGCCGGTGGTGGTGTGGTGGCCGGCCGACGCCCCCGCCGACCCCGCGCGGGATCCGCTGGGCGCGCTCGCCCAGCGCCGGATCACGGACGCGGAGGCCGTCGCCGACCCGGTGGCGGTACTGGACCGGCGGGCCGCCGCGTACGCCCCCGGGGACACCGACCTCGCCTGGACCCGGCTGACGCCGTGGCGGGCGCTGCTGGCCGCGGCGATGGACCAGAAGCCACTGCCGGTGACGGGCGGTGCGGTGGAGAGCGAGGCCGACAACCCGAGCGCCGAACTGCTGGCCCGCTGGCTGGAGGACCGGCTCGGGGTGCCGGTGGAGCGGGTCGCCACGGACGGGCCCGTGATCACCCGGGTCCGGCTGGCGACCCGGGAGGGCGAGATCACGGTGGACCGCCCCGACGGAGCGCTGGCCACGCTGATCCTGCCGGGCGGTCCCGACCGCAAGGTGGCCCTGAAGATCCGCAGCACGGCGGAGCTGATCGCGGAGGAGCTGCGCC